From the genome of Periplaneta americana isolate PAMFEO1 chromosome 15, P.americana_PAMFEO1_priV1, whole genome shotgun sequence, one region includes:
- the LOC138714827 gene encoding uncharacterized protein isoform X2: protein MDFSSNGKFLATCAEDSEELDPGGSGGSSEQCSGSEGNKENSPQASSKGVLLSRRQKKNRIRRDDSSPVSNQNGSTNMKKNKTRPRRSDGNRRHNANAPALRQHAKLNLTDSDLSVFLRQYILSPDQLLGLGYPVESSLYPGRAIIYKDPGTQNQTNHTRPHPLTTSSHFDVNAQEFVPMSAKQPKASPCFYSPQGMYISNLVENGHAGKDYNPIEIVWNADREVKQEDHENNNILISSYCNDSHKQNGCKEGFCKGTEKIPTDSFLDSDSKRSGVMLQKTEDGKPELKSPLKSKAQQEQQLIGSDERKCVRCGRGFFVTTDEYLTQEQCLYHWGKLQKVVGPGPSSKGGGMTVRTEYSCCHGKPSTRGCTTGKLHVWNGVSPGINGPFDGYVRTRLRKTPPPDGNFGVYALDCEMCFTTRGLELTKVTVVAADGRLVYDCLVRPENYIIDYNTRFSGITARDLSKRATKTLRDVQNDLMGFINADTILVGHGLENDLRALRIIHGTVIDTSVVFPHFYGLPYRRSLKSLVGCFLKRTIQEDSSGHDSFEDARACIELMLWRVRQDFRTILENRPPHSQ from the coding sequence ACTCCGAGGAACTAGACCCTGGAGGAAGCGGAGGCAGCAGTGAGCAGTGCAGTGGGAGTGAGGGCAACAAAGAGAACAGCCCTCAGGCGAGTAGCAAGGGAGTCCTCCTCAGCAGACGTCAGAAGAAGAACCGCATCCGTCGCGACGACAGTTCTCCAGTGTCCAATCAGAATGGATCCACCAACATGAAGAAGAACAAGACGAGGCCTCGACGATCGGATGGTAACCGGCGCCACAACGCCAATGCCCCTGCGCTACGCCAGCACGCCAAGCTGAACCTTACTGATAGTGACCTGTCGGTGTTTCTCCGCCAGTACATCTTGAGTCCTGACCAGCTGCTGGGGCTGGGATATCCTGTCGAAAGTTCCTTATATCCTGGCAGAGCCATAATCTACAAGGATCCTGGCACCCAGAACCAGACCAATCACACCCGTCCACACCCATTAACTACTTCATCACATTTTGATGTGAATGCTCAGGAGTTTGTGCCTATGAGTGCCAAGCAACCGAAGGCATCGCCATGCTTCTACAGCCCCCAGGGGATGTACATCTCAAATCTAGTGGAGAATGGACACGCTGGGAAAGATTACAACCCCATCGAGATAGTTTGGAATGCCGATCGAGAGGTAAAACAAGAAGACCACGAGAACAACAACATTTTGATCTCCTCGTATTGTAATGACAGCCACAAGCAAAATGGCTGCAAAGAGGGGTTCTGCAAAGGCACTGAGAAGATTCCAACGGATTCCTTTCTGGATTCCGATTCAAAGAGGTCTGGTGTGATGCTTCAGAAGACTGAAGATGGAAAACCGGAGCTGAAGAGTCCTCTGAAAAGCAAGGCCCAGCAAGAGCAACAGTTGATAGGTAGTGATGAAAGAAAGTGTGTGCGATGTGGTCGCGGGTTTTTCGTGACTACAGACGAGTACCTGACTCAAGAACAATGTCTGTATCACTGGGGGAAGCTGCAGAAAGTGGTTGGGCCCGGGCCCAGCAGCAAAGGGGGTGGAATGACTGTTCGTACAGAATACAGCTGCTGCCACGGTAAGCCCAGTACGCGGGGCTGTACCACCGGAAAGTTACACGTGTGGAATGGTGTTAGTCCCGGGATTAATGGGCCGTTTGATGGTTATGTGCGCACTAGGCTTCGCAAGACTCCGCCGCCTGATGGAAACTTCGGAGTGTATGCATTAGACTGTGAGATGTGCTTCACTACGCGTGGTCTGGAGCTCACCAAAGTGACTGTGGTGGCTGCAGACGGACGTCTCGTGTACGACTGTCTCGTGAGGCCGGAGAACTATATAATCGACTACAACACTAGGTTCTCTGGAATCACGGCTCGCgatctcagtaaacgtgccacAAAGACATTAAGGGATGTTCAGAATGATCTGATGGGCTTCATAAACGCGGACACCATCCTCGTGGGCCACGGGTTGGAGAATGACCTCCGTGCCTTGCGAATTATTCACGGTACAGTGATCGACACGTCTGTCGTATTCCCTCACTTCTATGGCCTTCCATATCGCCGTTCACTCAAGTCTTTGGTCGGTTGTTTCCTCAAGAGGACGATCCAGGAAGACTCCTCAGGACACGATAGCTTTGAGGATGCGCGTGCTTGTATTGAACTGATGTTGTGGAGGGTCAGGCAGGACTTCCGCACAATTCTAGAAAACAGGCCGCCACATTCACAGTGA